One segment of Kitasatospora viridis DNA contains the following:
- a CDS encoding DUF427 domain-containing protein: MDDQLDLPPVTMPVDHVEAVPRRVRAALGGETVLDTVRARYVWEKPYFPQFYVPLTDVRAELLVPDEEAGAEETSRGTARWFGLRVGELLRPRAARVLTESPVPGLSGTVRFEWAALDAWYEEDEQVFVHPRNPYVRVDALRSTRTVRVEREGVVLAESSSPVLLFETGLPTRYYLNRTDCDFTKLEPSDTVTACPYKGTTSGYWSARINGRLHPDLAWYYDFPTREVQPIAGLVAFYNERVDLFVDGERVERPKRH, encoded by the coding sequence ATGGACGATCAGCTGGATCTGCCACCGGTGACCATGCCGGTCGACCACGTCGAGGCGGTGCCCCGGCGGGTGCGCGCGGCGCTGGGCGGCGAGACGGTGCTGGACACCGTCCGGGCCCGCTACGTGTGGGAGAAGCCGTACTTCCCGCAGTTCTACGTCCCGCTGACCGATGTGCGGGCGGAGCTGCTGGTGCCGGACGAGGAGGCCGGCGCCGAGGAGACCTCGCGCGGGACGGCGCGCTGGTTCGGGCTGCGGGTCGGCGAGCTGCTGCGCCCCCGGGCGGCCCGGGTGCTGACCGAGTCGCCGGTCCCCGGCCTGAGCGGCACCGTGCGCTTCGAGTGGGCCGCGCTGGACGCCTGGTACGAGGAGGACGAGCAGGTCTTCGTGCACCCCCGCAACCCGTACGTGCGGGTGGACGCGCTGCGCTCGACCCGCACGGTGCGGGTGGAGCGCGAGGGCGTGGTGCTGGCCGAGTCCTCGTCCCCGGTGCTGCTCTTCGAGACCGGGCTGCCGACCCGCTACTACCTCAACCGCACCGACTGCGACTTCACCAAGCTGGAGCCCAGCGACACCGTCACCGCCTGCCCCTACAAGGGCACCACCAGCGGCTACTGGTCGGCCCGGATCAACGGCCGACTGCACCCCGACCTCGCCTGGTACTACGACTTCCCCACCCGCGAGGTCCAGCCGATCGCCGGCCTGGTCGCCTTCTACAACGAGCGCGTCGACCTGTTCGTCGACGGCGAGCGGGTGGAGCGGCCGAAGCGTCACTGA
- a CDS encoding APC family permease, translating to MRAEELTRRLGVFDAVVIGLGSMVGAGIFAALAPAAAAAGSGLLVALALAAVVAYCNATSSARLAARYPQSGGTYVYGRERLGEFWGYLAGWGFVVGKTASCAAMALTVGSYVWPGQAHAVAVAAVVALTAVNYVGVQKAARLTRAIVAVVLAVLAAVATACLTSPSADTGHWSVGADATPHGILQAAGLLFFAFAGYARIATLGEEVRDPARTIPRAIPLALGITLVLYAVVALAVLAVLGPDRLAHTAAPLAEAVRAAGVPALAPVVRVGAAVAATGSLLALILGVSRTTLAMARDRHLPHALAAVHPRFAVPHRAELAVGAVVAVLAATADVRGAIGFSSFGVLAYYAVANASAWTLTPAEGRPPRLVPLLGAAGCAALAFALPAASVLWGAAVLAVGAAAYGARRRG from the coding sequence ATGCGAGCCGAGGAACTCACGCGCCGACTGGGCGTGTTCGACGCCGTCGTCATCGGGCTCGGCTCGATGGTCGGGGCGGGGATCTTCGCCGCGCTCGCGCCCGCCGCCGCGGCGGCCGGCTCCGGCCTGCTGGTGGCGCTGGCGCTCGCGGCCGTGGTGGCCTACTGCAACGCGACCTCCTCGGCCCGGCTCGCGGCCCGCTACCCGCAGTCGGGCGGCACCTACGTGTACGGACGCGAGCGGCTCGGGGAGTTCTGGGGGTACCTGGCCGGGTGGGGGTTCGTGGTCGGCAAGACCGCCTCCTGCGCGGCGATGGCGCTCACCGTCGGGTCGTACGTCTGGCCCGGGCAGGCGCACGCGGTGGCGGTCGCCGCCGTGGTGGCGCTGACGGCGGTCAACTACGTCGGCGTGCAGAAGGCCGCCCGGCTGACCCGGGCGATCGTGGCCGTGGTGCTGGCCGTGCTGGCGGCCGTGGCGACGGCCTGCCTGACCAGCCCGTCCGCCGACACCGGCCACTGGTCGGTGGGCGCGGACGCCACCCCGCACGGCATCCTCCAGGCGGCCGGCCTGCTGTTCTTCGCCTTCGCCGGGTACGCCCGGATCGCCACCCTCGGCGAGGAGGTGCGCGACCCGGCCCGCACCATCCCGCGCGCGATCCCCCTCGCGCTCGGCATCACCCTGGTCCTCTACGCGGTGGTCGCGCTCGCCGTGCTGGCCGTGCTCGGGCCGGACCGGCTGGCCCACACCGCGGCGCCGCTGGCCGAGGCGGTCCGCGCGGCCGGCGTGCCCGCGCTGGCCCCCGTGGTGCGCGTCGGTGCGGCGGTGGCCGCGACCGGCTCGCTGCTCGCGCTGATCCTCGGCGTCTCGCGGACCACCCTGGCGATGGCCCGCGACCGCCACCTGCCGCACGCGCTCGCCGCCGTGCACCCGAGGTTCGCCGTGCCGCACCGCGCCGAGCTCGCCGTCGGCGCGGTGGTCGCCGTGCTGGCCGCCACCGCCGACGTGCGCGGTGCGATCGGCTTCTCCTCCTTCGGCGTGCTCGCCTACTACGCCGTGGCCAACGCCTCGGCCTGGACCCTCACCCCCGCCGAGGGCCGCCCGCCGCGCCTCGTGCCGCTGCTCGGCGCGGCCGGCTGCGCGGCGCTGGCCTTCGCCCTGCCCGCCGCCTCGGTGCTGTGGGGCGCGGCGGTACTCGCGGTCGGCGCCGCCGCCTACGGGGCGCGTCGGCGTGGTTGA
- a CDS encoding MazG-like family protein, which translates to MDQIWETVNSLAGKLDSHFQRSDEERWTVQALKLQEEAGEVAEAVIGALGANPRKGFSHGWDDVRKETCDVALSALVMLARMGGDPRWFFEEHVRSVAGRDLNGGAAV; encoded by the coding sequence ATGGATCAGATCTGGGAGACGGTCAACTCTCTTGCGGGCAAGCTCGATTCGCACTTCCAGCGGAGCGACGAGGAACGCTGGACGGTGCAGGCGCTGAAGCTCCAGGAGGAGGCGGGGGAGGTTGCCGAGGCGGTGATCGGCGCGCTGGGGGCGAACCCGCGCAAGGGGTTCTCGCACGGGTGGGACGACGTGCGCAAGGAGACCTGCGACGTGGCGCTGTCGGCGCTGGTGATGCTGGCCCGGATGGGCGGGGACCCGCGGTGGTTCTTCGAGGAGCACGTGCGCTCCGTCGCCGGGCGGGACCTGAACGGGGGCGCTGCGGTCTGA
- a CDS encoding MFS transporter encodes MIDSAPALPRSGPAAAAPDRPPTLLLAAASAVTAANVYLSQPLLGAAAHSLHTAPAELGAVPTATQLGYAAGIALLVPAGDCADRRRLICALGAASALALAACALAPGTGWLVAAGFLLGLVSPVPQLVAPLAVALAGGQRAGRTVGLVQTGLLVGVLGARAYSGALAAAAGWRTVFWCSCGLTVLLTLVLRRALPALPPTGGIRYRAALASLPRLFADQPLVRRVTLSGALVGVSFGAFWTALTFLLDQHYRFGSTVVGLFGLVAAASALLSPAAGRLADALGARRGPAVLVAAVLAGWALLLAGGTSLGWLTAGVVLLDVATWSNQVACQGALFTLDPGAHSRLNTCYFTLRFAGIAVGSTLGSIAWATGGWPAVTAVGATATAGALLLTLRRTA; translated from the coding sequence GTGATCGACTCCGCTCCCGCACTCCCCCGGTCCGGCCCGGCCGCCGCCGCCCCGGACCGCCCGCCGACCCTGCTGCTGGCCGCCGCCAGCGCGGTGACCGCCGCCAACGTCTACCTCAGCCAGCCGCTGCTCGGCGCCGCCGCCCACTCGCTGCACACCGCGCCCGCCGAGCTGGGCGCCGTCCCCACCGCCACCCAGCTCGGCTACGCCGCCGGGATCGCGCTGCTGGTCCCGGCGGGCGACTGCGCCGACCGGCGGCGGCTGATCTGCGCGCTCGGCGCGGCCTCCGCACTCGCGCTCGCCGCCTGCGCGCTGGCGCCCGGCACGGGCTGGCTGGTCGCCGCCGGGTTCCTGCTCGGCCTGGTCTCCCCCGTGCCGCAGCTGGTCGCGCCGCTGGCGGTGGCGCTGGCCGGCGGGCAGCGGGCCGGGCGCACGGTGGGCCTGGTGCAGACCGGGCTGCTGGTCGGCGTGCTGGGGGCCCGGGCCTACTCGGGCGCGCTGGCCGCCGCGGCCGGGTGGCGGACGGTCTTCTGGTGCTCCTGCGGGCTGACCGTGCTGCTCACCCTGGTGCTCCGGCGGGCGCTGCCCGCGCTGCCGCCGACCGGGGGGATCCGCTACCGCGCGGCGCTGGCCTCGCTGCCCCGGCTCTTCGCCGACCAGCCGCTGGTCCGGCGGGTGACCCTCTCCGGCGCCCTCGTCGGGGTCTCGTTCGGCGCGTTCTGGACGGCGCTGACCTTCCTGCTCGACCAGCACTACCGGTTCGGCTCCACCGTGGTCGGCCTGTTCGGGCTGGTCGCGGCTGCGAGCGCGCTGCTGTCGCCGGCCGCGGGCCGGCTCGCGGACGCGCTCGGCGCCCGGCGGGGACCGGCGGTGCTCGTCGCGGCCGTGCTCGCGGGGTGGGCGCTGCTGCTGGCCGGCGGCACCTCGCTCGGCTGGCTGACGGCCGGCGTGGTGCTGCTGGACGTGGCCACCTGGTCCAACCAAGTCGCCTGCCAGGGCGCCCTGTTCACCTTGGACCCGGGCGCCCACAGCCGGCTCAACACCTGCTACTTCACGCTGCGCTTCGCCGGCATCGCCGTCGGCTCCACGCTCGGCTCGATCGCCTGGGCCACCGGCGGCTGGCCCGCCGTGACCGCCGTGGGCGCGACGGCGACGGCCGGCGCCCTGCTGCTGACGCTCCGTCGGACGGCCTGA
- a CDS encoding AraC family transcriptional regulator, protein MHGKSENREDYQHVPRPLAAMARDLPDGHHIPPHQHRRAQLIYGTSGAITVVTDRGSWVVPATRGVWVPPRTVHAMTCTGEVRMRTLYVEPSAAPGLTDEPTVVSVSPLLRELIEAATRIPLEYALDGRDGRLMDLLLLELEPHRVPALHLPVPADPELAALCAAIQADPGAPWSTADAAARTHLSPRTLQRRFPAATGMTLAHWVQQARLLHAVILLARGRPVTAVAGELGYATPSAFSAMFRRALGSTPSGYFD, encoded by the coding sequence ATGCATGGCAAGAGCGAGAACCGCGAGGACTACCAGCACGTGCCCAGGCCGCTGGCCGCGATGGCGCGCGACCTGCCCGACGGCCACCACATCCCGCCCCACCAGCACCGCCGGGCCCAGCTGATCTACGGCACCAGCGGCGCCATCACGGTCGTCACCGACCGGGGCAGCTGGGTGGTGCCCGCGACCCGGGGCGTCTGGGTGCCGCCGCGCACCGTGCACGCGATGACCTGCACGGGCGAGGTGCGGATGCGCACCCTGTACGTCGAACCGAGCGCCGCGCCCGGGCTCACCGACGAACCCACCGTCGTCTCGGTCTCCCCGCTGCTGCGCGAGCTGATCGAGGCCGCCACCCGGATCCCGCTGGAGTACGCGCTGGACGGGCGGGACGGCCGGCTGATGGACCTGCTGCTGCTCGAACTGGAGCCGCACCGGGTGCCCGCGCTGCACCTGCCCGTGCCCGCCGACCCGGAGCTCGCCGCACTGTGCGCCGCGATCCAGGCCGACCCGGGCGCACCGTGGAGCACCGCCGACGCGGCGGCCCGCACCCACCTGAGCCCGCGCACCCTGCAGCGCCGCTTCCCGGCGGCCACCGGGATGACCCTGGCGCACTGGGTGCAGCAGGCCCGGCTGCTGCACGCGGTGATCCTGCTGGCCCGCGGCCGGCCGGTGACCGCCGTCGCCGGGGAGCTGGGCTACGCCACGCCCAGCGCGTTCAGCGCGATGTTCCGCCGCGCGCTGGGGAGCACGCCGAGCGGGTACTTCGACTGA
- a CDS encoding alpha/beta fold hydrolase, which yields MTDGQPMYNGRVLTDSLATVFVPGTEPGAETAVFLHGLGGWTQNWAALIERLHGSVHCLALDLPGFGRSAPPPDGRVTVGSQAAAVADHLDRGGHRPVHLVGNSLGGLAALRLAAERPDLVRTLTLVSPVLPTLPAAPALGVALLGLPGAPRLYARVMAAQSPERQVDDVYRVIYGDPALVRPEQRATEARERRRRAELPHSVQMLAGGVRAVVRSFVATDESSAWRQARGVAAPVLLVYGERDRLVPLRTAPRAYSAFRDARLLTLPGVGHVAMQERPGPVAEALLALIEEARSPT from the coding sequence ATGACTGACGGTCAACCGATGTACAACGGACGAGTTCTGACGGACAGCCTCGCCACCGTCTTCGTGCCCGGCACCGAACCCGGCGCCGAGACCGCCGTGTTCCTGCACGGGCTGGGCGGCTGGACCCAGAACTGGGCCGCGCTGATCGAGCGGCTGCACGGCTCGGTGCACTGCCTGGCCCTGGACCTGCCGGGGTTCGGGCGATCGGCGCCCCCGCCCGACGGCCGGGTCACCGTCGGGAGTCAGGCCGCCGCCGTCGCCGACCACCTCGACCGGGGCGGGCACCGACCGGTGCACCTGGTCGGCAACTCGCTGGGCGGCCTGGCCGCGCTCCGCCTCGCCGCCGAACGCCCGGACCTGGTGCGGACGTTGACCCTGGTCTCGCCCGTGCTGCCGACCCTGCCGGCCGCGCCGGCGCTGGGCGTCGCCCTGCTCGGACTGCCCGGGGCACCGCGCCTGTACGCACGGGTGATGGCGGCGCAGAGCCCCGAGCGGCAGGTGGACGACGTCTACCGGGTGATCTACGGCGACCCCGCGCTGGTCCGCCCCGAGCAGCGTGCGACGGAGGCCCGCGAGCGCCGACGCCGCGCCGAACTGCCCCACAGCGTGCAGATGCTGGCCGGCGGTGTGCGGGCCGTGGTGCGCTCCTTCGTGGCCACCGACGAGTCCTCGGCCTGGCGCCAGGCCCGCGGGGTCGCCGCGCCGGTCCTGCTCGTCTACGGCGAGCGGGACCGGCTGGTCCCGCTCCGCACCGCGCCCCGGGCGTACTCCGCCTTCCGCGACGCCCGGCTGCTCACCCTCCCGGGGGTCGGCCACGTCGCCATGCAGGAGCGCCCCGGTCCGGTGGCCGAGGCCCTGCTCGCGCTGATCGAGGAGGCACGCAGTCCGACCTGA
- the tuf gene encoding elongation factor Tu: protein MAKQAFVRTKPHLNIGTMGHVDHGKTTLTAAITKVLADRGTGAFVPFDRIDRAPEESARGITINISHVEYETATRHYAHVDMPGHADFVKNMITGAAQLDGAILVVSAQDGVMPQTAEHVLLARQVGVEHVVVALNKADGADPELLELIELEVRELLSAHGYDGAGLPVVPVSGLRALNGDGFWADALLRLLDEIDAYVPTPVRYTEAPFLLPIENVLTITGRGTVVTGAVERGRVRLGDKVTVLGYDSQLESTVTGVETFGRTMDSAEAGDNVALLLRGVQRAEVRRGQVVAAPGTVEVHTRFTARLHLLDTAQGGRRTGITGGYRPQFYLRTGDVVGEVELPEGTGLVLPGETVEATVTLGQAVPLERGLTFAVREGGRTVAAGAVREVLN, encoded by the coding sequence ATGGCCAAGCAGGCCTTCGTGCGCACCAAGCCGCACCTGAACATCGGCACCATGGGTCACGTCGACCACGGCAAGACCACCCTCACCGCCGCCATCACCAAGGTGCTGGCCGATCGCGGGACGGGTGCCTTCGTGCCGTTCGACCGGATCGACCGGGCCCCGGAGGAGAGTGCCCGCGGCATCACCATCAACATCTCGCACGTCGAGTACGAGACGGCCACCCGGCACTACGCGCACGTGGACATGCCCGGGCACGCCGACTTCGTGAAGAACATGATCACCGGCGCCGCCCAGCTGGACGGCGCGATCCTGGTGGTCTCCGCGCAGGACGGTGTGATGCCGCAGACCGCCGAGCACGTGCTGCTGGCCCGTCAGGTCGGCGTCGAGCACGTGGTGGTGGCGCTCAACAAGGCGGACGGCGCCGACCCGGAGCTGCTGGAGCTGATCGAGTTGGAGGTGCGCGAGTTGCTCTCCGCTCACGGCTACGACGGCGCCGGTCTGCCCGTGGTGCCGGTCTCCGGGCTGCGCGCGCTGAACGGCGACGGGTTCTGGGCCGACGCCCTGCTCCGCCTGCTGGACGAGATCGACGCGTACGTGCCGACCCCGGTGCGCTACACCGAGGCCCCGTTCCTGCTCCCGATCGAGAACGTGCTCACCATCACCGGCCGCGGCACCGTGGTGACCGGCGCGGTCGAGCGCGGGCGGGTCAGGCTCGGCGACAAGGTGACGGTGCTCGGCTACGACTCGCAGCTGGAGTCGACGGTCACCGGGGTGGAGACCTTCGGGCGCACCATGGACTCGGCGGAGGCCGGCGACAACGTCGCGCTGCTGCTGCGCGGGGTGCAGCGCGCCGAGGTGCGCCGCGGGCAGGTGGTGGCGGCGCCGGGCACCGTCGAGGTGCACACCCGCTTCACGGCCCGGCTGCACCTGCTGGACACCGCTCAGGGCGGGCGCCGCACCGGGATCACCGGCGGGTACCGTCCGCAGTTCTACCTGCGCACCGGTGACGTGGTCGGCGAGGTCGAACTGCCGGAGGGCACCGGCCTGGTGCTCCCCGGCGAGACGGTCGAGGCCACGGTGACGCTCGGTCAGGCGGTCCCGCTGGAGCGCGGACTGACCTTCGCCGTGCGCGAGGGCGGGCGCACGGTCGCGGCGGGGGCGGTGCGCGAGGTCCTCAACTAG
- a CDS encoding DUF6879 family protein, translating to MSNVPDFAALLRSAQRSAVHLEMRDAYAVGDEAEEIDRFARTGEIELDPEASWWPEWLGLVRETIDRGVVVRRARIVSEPVTDYIRWEHAVTPMNLAAGELVRWLPRSQASDIALPGNDFWLIDDRLVLFHFFTGYGDWAEPGFAFSEDPATVRLVSSAFETVWERGTPHDKYSV from the coding sequence GTGTCGAACGTGCCCGACTTCGCCGCACTGCTGAGGAGCGCTCAGCGGAGCGCCGTACACCTGGAGATGCGTGACGCCTACGCGGTGGGTGATGAGGCCGAGGAGATCGACCGCTTCGCCCGCACCGGCGAGATCGAGTTGGATCCCGAAGCGTCGTGGTGGCCCGAGTGGTTGGGCCTCGTCCGCGAGACGATCGACCGTGGCGTGGTCGTGCGCCGGGCCAGGATCGTGTCCGAGCCGGTGACCGACTACATCCGGTGGGAGCACGCGGTCACCCCGATGAACCTGGCAGCCGGAGAGCTGGTCCGCTGGCTGCCGAGGAGCCAGGCGTCGGACATCGCGCTGCCCGGCAACGACTTCTGGCTGATCGACGACAGGCTGGTCCTGTTCCACTTCTTCACGGGGTACGGAGACTGGGCCGAGCCGGGGTTCGCCTTCTCCGAGGATCCCGCGACGGTTCGCCTCGTCTCCTCCGCGTTCGAAACCGTCTGGGAGCGGGGCACTCCGCACGACAAGTACAGCGTCTGA
- a CDS encoding helix-turn-helix domain-containing protein, whose amino-acid sequence MPTSPSSSAHAARLALANRLVDLRKDAGLTGKQLAFRCGWNPSKVSRIQSARTPPADSDIRAWCAACSAADQADDLIAASRAVESMYLEWRRLHRAGMRQVQEDFYLLHERARLSRTYVSNVVPGFLQTPEYATALMRSITEFQGTPDDVADAVAARVARGRLLHEGRHRFAVLMEEWVLRSRIGDAETMAGQLGHLLAVMPLASLSLGVIPSTAQRGMWPLEAFYLYDDRHAVVETLTAEVNVTQPREIADYVRAFGELQRLAVYGAQARALITSAIAALG is encoded by the coding sequence ATGCCGACGTCTCCGTCATCAAGCGCGCATGCGGCGCGTCTTGCCCTTGCCAACCGCCTCGTCGATCTGCGCAAAGACGCCGGCCTGACGGGCAAACAGCTGGCGTTCCGGTGCGGGTGGAACCCTTCGAAGGTGTCCCGGATCCAGAGCGCACGGACCCCGCCGGCCGACTCCGACATTCGGGCGTGGTGCGCTGCGTGCTCAGCGGCCGACCAGGCGGACGACCTGATCGCCGCATCGAGGGCGGTCGAATCGATGTACCTGGAGTGGCGTCGGCTGCACCGCGCGGGGATGCGCCAGGTGCAAGAGGACTTCTACCTGCTCCACGAACGAGCGCGGTTGTCCCGGACCTACGTGTCCAACGTCGTTCCCGGCTTCCTCCAGACACCCGAGTACGCGACTGCCCTGATGCGCTCCATCACGGAGTTCCAGGGCACTCCTGATGACGTGGCCGACGCCGTCGCCGCACGAGTGGCGCGGGGGCGGCTGCTGCACGAGGGCAGGCACAGGTTCGCGGTGCTGATGGAGGAATGGGTGCTCCGCTCCCGGATCGGCGATGCGGAGACCATGGCCGGTCAGCTCGGCCACCTCCTGGCAGTGATGCCGCTGGCCTCGCTGTCGCTCGGGGTCATCCCATCCACCGCACAGCGCGGCATGTGGCCCTTGGAGGCGTTCTATCTGTACGACGACCGGCATGCCGTCGTGGAGACACTGACGGCTGAGGTCAACGTCACGCAACCCCGTGAGATCGCTGACTACGTCCGGGCGTTCGGCGAGTTGCAGCGCCTCGCGGTCTACGGTGCCCAGGCGCGTGCGCTCATCACATCGGCAATAGCCGCCCTCGGGTGA